GGACCGTGTCGCGGAGGCTGTTCCAGACGACGGCGCGGGTGAGCGGGTCGGGGATGCCGGAGAGGCCGCGCAGCGCCGGTTCCGCGGAGTGGGCGTCGAGCCGGATCTTGGCGTAGCCGAGGTCGCCGTCGTTGAGGACGACGAGGTCGGGGCGGCGGCCGGTGCGGACGGTGCCGCCCGGGTCCTGGGGGACGTCGGTCTCGAAGCGTTCGCGCAGGACGAGCGCGCGGCCGTCGACGGGGTCGCGGTCGTAGGTGCCGACCGCTATGCGGTGCGGGCGGCTGCCGTCCCGGTCGATGTCGAGGCGCCAGGTGCCGGCTTCCGCGGTGATCCGCGGGGTGAGGGTGTCGACGCCGGTGGTGCGCAGCCAGGCGGCGGCCCAGGTGTGCACGTCGCGGTCGGTGGCCTCGGCGAGGGAGTCGATGAAGTCGGCGAGGGTGGCGTTGCCGAAGCGGTGGCGGGCGAAGTGGATGTTGATGCCGGCGAGGAAGTCCTTCTCGCCGAGCCAGGCGACGAGCTGGCGGAGCGCGGACGCGCCCTTGGCGTAGGAGATTCCGTCGAAGTTGAGCAGCGCGGAGGCGGTGTCGGGGACCTTGTCCGAGTCGGGGGCGACGGGGTGGGTGGAGGGGCGCTGGTCGGCGTCGTAGCCCCAGGACTTGCGGCCGATGGCGAAGTCGGTCCAGGTGTCGGTGAAGCGGGTGGCCTCGGTGAGGGTCTGGTAGCCCATGTACTCGGCGAAGGACTCGTTCAGCCAGATGTCGTCCCACCAGCGGAGGGTCACCAGGTCGCCGAACCACATGTGGGCCATCTCGTGGGCGATGACCATGGCGCGGGTCTGGCGTTCGGTGTCGGTGACGGCGGAGCGGTAGACGAACTCGTCGCGGAAGGTGACGAGGCCGGGGTTCTCCATGGCGCCGGCGTTGAACTCGGGTACGAAGGCCTGGTCGTAGGAGTCGAAGGGGTAGGGCTCCTCGAACTTCTCGTGGTAGCGGTCGTAGCACTGCCGGGTGATGTCGAGGATTTCGTCGGCGTCCTCGTCGAGGTGGGGGGCGAGGGAGCGGCGGCAGTGGATGCCGAAGGGCAGGCCGCGGTGTTCGGTGCGTACGGAGTGCCAGGGTCCGGCGGCGACGGCGACGAGGTAGGTGGGGATGCGGGGGGTGGGGGCGGCGGTCCAGCGGCCGTCGCCGTGGTGGGTGGTGACGCCGTTGGCGAGGACGGTCCAGCCCTCGGGCGCGGTCACCGACAGCGCGAAGACCGCCTTGAGGTCGGGCTGGTCGAAGGCGGCGAAGACGCGTTGCACGTCGTCCAGGAAGAGCTGGGTGTAGACGTAGGTCTCGCCGTCCGCGGGGTCGGTGAAGCGGTGCATGCCCTCGCCGGTGCGGGAGTAGTGCATGGTGGCGTCGATGCGCAGCTCGTGCTCGCCCTCGGTGAGTCCGGTGAGCGGCAGCCGGTTGCCGTCGAGCCGCTCGGGGTCGAGGTGCCGTCCGTCGAGGGTGGCGGAGCGCAGGGTGGCGGGCTTGAGCTCGACGAAGGTGTCGCCGTCGGCGCGGGCCGTGAACCCGATCACGGTGCGCGACGCGAAGGTCTCGCCGGTGGTGAGGTCGAGTTCGACCGAGTAGTGGCGGACGTCCAGCAGCCGGGCTCGGGTCTGCGCTTCGTCGTGCGTGAGTACGGGCATGGGGGCCATGCTGCCCGATGGCCCCGGTCCCGTACACGGGGGTATCCGGATTGATCAGCCTTTGCCGGTGGTGCCGGGTGCGTCGGCGATCCGCTCGTGGTGGCGGATGACCTCGGCGATGACGAAGTTCAGCAGTTTCTCGGCGAAGCCGGGGTCGAGTTTGGCGCTTTCGGCGAGCTGCCTCAGCCGGGCGATCTGGCGGGCCTCGCGGGCCGGGTCGGCGGGCGGGAGGTGGTGTTCGGCCTTGAGGTGGCCGACCTGCTGGGTGCACTTGAAGCGCTCGGCGAGCATGTGGACGACGGCCGCGTCGATGTTGTCGATGCTTTCGCGCAGCCTGGTGAGCTCGGCCAGGACGGAGTCGTCGGTGCCGCTCGTCTCGCTGGTGGTCATGGGGTGGGAGCTTACGTCGGCCGGTGGGGTGGCGGTCGGGGCGCTCGGGATCCGGGATGCGGTGGCTCCGGGCGCCGGGGCGGTGCGGCCGCGCGGGGCGCGCCCCGCGGAGTGGCGCTCCGTCCCCGAGGGCAGGGTGGCGCCCGTCCCGCGGAGTGGCGCGCGCCCCGCGGGGTGGCGCCCCTCCTGCGGAGTTCGCCCGTCCCGCGGAGTTCGCCCGTCATGCGGGGTGGCGCCCGTCCCGCGAAGTTCGCCCCTCCTGCGAGGTGCGCGCGCGCCGCGGGGTGGCGCGGGAGCCGGTGTGCTCCGGCGCCCGCGGAAGGGTACGGGCGCCGGAGCGCGACGGGGAGGATGTGCGCCTGCGGTGGCCTCCCCGCCGCGTTCACGGCTTGCGTGCGCTGCCGGTGCGCCGCGAGGGGCGCCCGGCGGGGTTACAGCGTCGCCGCGGCGGACTTGATCGCGGAGGCGAAGGTGGACACCTCGGTGTAGACGCCGGGGTAGTTGGGCCGGGCGCAGCCCTGGCCCCAGCTGACGATGCCGACCTGGATCCAGGCGCCGGCGTTGTCGCGGCGGAACATGGGGCCGCCGGAGTCACCCTGGCAGGTGTCGACGCCGCCCTGGGGGAAGCCCGCGCAGATCTCCTCGTTGGCGATCAGGCTCGGGTAGGACTGCTTGCAGGAGGCGTCGGAGACGAACGGGACCTGTGCCTTGAGCAGGTAGCGCTGCTGGGAGCCGCCTTCGCGGGCCGCGCCCCAGCCCGCGACGGTGAAGGTGCCGTTGTTGTACGCGGTGGTCTCGGCGATGTTCAGGGTCGGCAGGTTGATGGGCTGGGCGAGCTTGATCAGTGCCCAGTCCTTGCCGTTGCCGTTGTAGCCGGGTGCCCGGAGGACCTTGGTGGACCTGACCTTGATGGCGCTGGAACTCTGGAGGTCCACGACACCGGCGGTGGCGGTGATGCTGGTGTTGTTGCCGGAGGCGCCGACGCAGTGGGCGGCGGTGAGGACGATCTGCTGGGTGAGCAGGGAGCCGCCGCAGCCCATGGAGAGCCGGACCATGAAGGGGAACTCGCCCTGGGCGGCGCGGGTTCCGCCGACGACGGGCGGGGCGGCGGCGGACGCGGAGGCGGGCTGGAGGCTGACGGCCGCGAGGACGACGGCACAGGCTGCCGCGCATCTCTTGAGGGCACGCACGAACGTGTTCAAGGTCTGCCTTCTTTCGTGGGGGGTTGGCGCGTGTGCGCGAAACGGGCCCGCGCCATGGGTAGTGACATGAGCCCGTCAAAGCGTGGTCGGATTATGGGGAGCGCCCCATCAGCCCCACAAGGAGCACTTTTCGGCCAGATGCGGCCCCTCGACGGCGCCGTGGACAACCGTCGGGGCACGTCCGCGCGCCGTAGAGTCGGGAGGGTCCGGCCGTCCCTCCCGGCCGGTGGCGGACCGGCCGGGAGAATCACCCACAGGGGGTTCGGGCGTGGCGAACGGCAGCGAGGTCGTGCACGGCTTCCCGCATCTCGACACGGTGCGGGCCGCGATCACGGCGCTGCACAGACGGCTCTCGTACGACGGCGTGCGCGCGTACGGAAGCAGCGTCGCGCCCGCCGACGTCGCCTTCGCCGACGGCGAGGACCTCCACCTGGGGGCGCAGCGGGTGGCCCGTGCGCTGGTCCGTCAGCTACGGCTGCCGGATGCCCGGATGATCGTGAGCTTCCGGGAGATGCACCATGCCGCGAGCGTCGAACTCACCGCGGGCCCGGAGTACTTCATCGAACTGAACGACCGGTTCCGCCGCCACCGCCGCGACATCGGAGCGGCCCTCGCGCACGAGATCACGCATGTGCTGCTGCACCGGCTCGGGCTGGAGTTCCACGGGCAGCGGGACAACGAGATCCTCACGGACACGGTGACGACGTATCTCGGGGCGGGCTGGCTGCTGCTCGACGCCTTCCGCGAGGACAAGGTTTCCAGCCAGAAACTGGGCTATCTGACCCCGGAGGAATTCGGTTACGTGCTGGCCAAACGGGCCCTGGTCTTCGGCGAGGACCCGTCGGTCTGGTTCACCAGCCCGCAGGGCTACACCGCGTACACCAAGGGCCGGGACCGGGCGCTGCGGGACGGCAGGCAGCCGCCGCTCTCGGCGGCGGGGTGGAACGGGCGGCGCCGCTACGCCAAGGACCGGCGGTACGCCGTGGACCATCCGGGCTCGGCACGGCCGGGGCACGGCTCGCCGTACGCCTTCGAGTACGCGCCGGGCGGCGGGCTGCGGGTGTCGTTCCCCTGCCCCACCTGCCACCAGCGGATCCGGGTGCCGGTACGGGGCCGGGTGCGGGCTCGGTGCGGGCTGTGCCGGACGATCCTCGAATGCGACACCTGAGGGGGCTTTTCGTAGGGTTCTGTCTATGAGCACCGAGGAGACCGAGGGCGCCGCCGGACCGGTTCCGGACCCGGCCGAAGAACTCTTCGAGGGGCTGTACGGCGGCGACGCCGACGCGGTGGTGCGGGCGCTGAGAGCGGGGGTCCCGGCCGAGGCCGCCGACGGGGACGGCCAGACCGCGCTGTACGTCGCCGCTGCCCAGGACCGGCCGGTCATGGTGCGTCTGCTGCTGGCGGCGGGCGCCGACCCCGACCGGGCGAGCGGTGCCGACGGGGCGGAGCTGCCGCTGTGCGGCGCTGCTGCGGCACGGCGCGGGGGCGAAGGAGGACGCGCTGACGGAGGCACGGCGCTGGCTCGGCGTCGACGTCGAGGAGGAGCTGCGCCGCACCCTGGCCGAGGGGCACCGCGCGGAGCACGGGGACGACTGCGCGACCCGTGTGGAGACCGTCTCGCGGCGGGTGGCGGAGGACGGCGGGGTCACCGTGGTCGTCGAGCTGCACCACGACGGCGGCCGGGTCACCGGAGCCGAGCAGCAGACCGGGCACGCGGCCGTGGCGACGCTGCTCGAGGAGGCGCTGGGACTGGGAACTCCCGCGGACGTCCTGGCCGAGCGCGCCCTGCGCCACGGGGACCCGGACCGGGACGACTGGACCGAGGCCGTGGCGGCCCTCCAGCGCCGCGGCGGCGAGGACGTCTTCCGCGCGGCGGCCGCGTGGTGCGGGACGGAGGACCCGCTGCGGCAGATGCTCGCGGCCGAGGTGCTGGCGGGCCTGACGGACGACGGGATGCCGGCCAGGGCGGTGCCGTTGCTGCGGGAGCTGTCGCGGGAGGCCCGCGACCCCGAGGTGGTCCGGGCGGCGGTGGCGGCGCTCGGGCAGCAGGCCGACCCGGCCGGGGTGACGGAGATCCTCCGGCATGCCGGGCACCCGGATACCGAGGTGCGCTTCACGGTGGCCGTGGCGCTGCACGGGCTGCTGCCCGCGCACCGCCCGGACGGGGTGGCGGCGGTCATCGGGCTCACCGGGGACCCGGACGACGGGGTCAGGGACTGGGCGACGACGGTCCTGGCCGATCTGGACGAGGACACCCCGGCGATCCGGGACGCCCTCGCCGCCCGCCTGGACGACGCCGTACCCGACATCGAGGCGGAGGCCGCGCGGGGCCTGGCGATGCGTCAGGACGACCGGGCGATCGCCGCGCTGGCCCGCATCCTGGAGAGCGAGGACCCGGGCGGCTACGCGTACTCCACCGCCGACCAGGCCGTGGAGTACGTGGCGGACGAGCGGGTGCGCCGGCGGCTGGAGGCGACGGTGCCGAGGTCGCGGTGACGGGTGGCCGCGGGACCGGGGGCCCCGGGCCGCCGGGGCACCAGGCCGCGCGGGCACCAGGCGGCAGCAGGGCCGCAGGGCCGCAGGGCCGCAGAGGACCGGTTACCCCGCCCCGTACACCGGCAGCGGCCCCGCTCCCTCCGCCAGGAGCTTCCGGGCCGCCTCCCCCGCCTCCGCGGGGGTCCAGCGGGCCCCCCGGTCGGCCGTGGGGCCCCGGCGCCAGCCCTCCATCACCGTGATGCGGCCCGCCTCCACCTCGAAGACCCGGCCGGTCACGCCCTGCGACGCCGCCGAGCCCAGCCACACCACCAGCGGCGACACGTTCTCCGGCGCCATCGCGTCGAAGGCCCCCGGATCCCGCGGCGCCGCCATCGCCTCGGCGAAGGTCCGCTCCGTCATGCGCGTCCGGGCGGCCGGGGCGATCGCGTTCACCTGCACGCCGTAGCGGGACAGCTCCGCCGCGGCGACGAGGGTCAGGCCCACCACACCGGCCTTGGCCGCGCTGTAGTTGGCCTGCCCGACCGAACCCAGCAGACCGGCGCCGCTGGACGTGGTGACGACGCGGGCCTCGGGCCGCCGTCCCGCCCGCGTCTCGGCCCGCCAGTGCGCCGCCGCGTGCTTCAGCGGCAGGAAGTGCCCCTTCAGATGGACCCGCACCACCGCGTCCCAGTCGTCCTCGTCGAGGTTGACCAGCATCCGGTCGCGCAGGAAGCCCGCGTTGCCGACGAGCGTGTCGAGCCGCCCGAAGGCGCCGAGCGCCGTCGCCACCAGCGAGGCGGCCCCCTCGGACGAGGCCACGTCGCCGGAGTGGGCCACCGCCTCGCCGCCTCGGGCGCGGATCTCCTCGACGACGAGACCGGCCGGGCCGTCCCCGCCGGGCGTACCGTCCGGCCCGACGCCCAGATCGTTGACCACGACCCGTGCGCCCTCCGCCGCGAACGCCAGCGCATGGGCGCGTCCCAGCCCCCGGCCCGCACCCGTCACCGCCACGACCCGGCCCCGGCAGATCCCGGCATATGCGCTCATCTCGGCCCTCCTTGCGATCGGTGATGCCCGTGGGAGCCCATGGGAGCCCGTGGGTGCGCCGGCCGGCGCACCGGGGGAGCCTCCGTCGCGGCCCGGTCGGCCACCACCCCTTCGGCCGCCCCGCCCCGGTCGGCCGTCGCGCCCCGGTCGGCCACAGCCCCCTCGGCCGCCGCGGCCCGCTCCGCCGTCGCGGCGCCGAGGTACGCGGGGCGCTCCCCTCCCCCGTGGACCAGCAGCGACGCCCCGCTGATGTAGGCGGCCCGCCCGGACGCGAGGAACACCGCCGCGTCCCCGATCTCGTCCGGCTCCGCGATGCGGCCCAGCGGCACGGTGCGACCCACCGCGGCGATGCCGTGCTCGTCGCCGTAGTGGAGGTGCGACAGTTCCGTGCGGACCATGCCGGGCACGATCGTGTTCACCCGCACCTCGGGCGCCCACTCCACCGCCATGGTCCGCGCGAGGCTCTCCAGTCCCGCCTTGGCAGCCCCGTAGGCGGCCGTTCCGGGTGACGGCCTGGTGCCGCTGACGCTGCCGACCATCACGACGCACCCGCGCGCGGCGCGCAGCAGGCCGTGGGCAGCGAGCGAGGCGGTCAGCGGTGCCGTCAGGTTCAGTTCCAGCACCCGTGCGTGCCGGGCGGGGCCGCCGTCCCGCAGCAGCCGGTACGGCGCGCCTCCGGCGTTGTTGACCAGGACGTCGAGCCGGCCGTGGCGGTGGGCGACCCGGGCGAAGAGGTTTTCGACGGCCGCCGGGTCCCGCAGGTCGACGGGCAGGAACCGGGCCGTGCGGCCGGCCGACACGACGGGCGCGTCCGGTGGCCTGCGGGCGCAGACGACGACGTCCGCCCCGGCCGCCAGGAACGCCCGTGCGATGCCCGCGCCGACGCCGCGGGTTCCGCCGGTGACGACGGCGACCCTCCCGTCCAGCTCCATCGGCTGCTACCTTCCTGACGAACAGTCACCTAACAAACGTTTGGTGGAAAGGTAGCTGATCCGCTGATGGGTGTCTCCACCGCGAACCCGGAGCGGGGGGTGTCCGTCGTGACGGTGGACTTCCCGCCCGTCAACGCCCTTCCCGTCCAGGCCTGGTACGAGCTCGCCGACGCGGTGCGCCGCGCGGGCCGGGATCCGGGTACCCGCTGCGTCGTCCTGGCCGCCGAGGGGCGGGGCTTCAACGCCGGTGTCGACATCAAGGAGTTGCAGCGCGATCCCGGGCACGAGGCCCTGATCGGCGCCAACCGGGGCTGCCACGAGGCCTTCGGCGCGGTCTACGCGTGCGAGGTGCCGGTCGTCGCCGCCGTGCAGGGCTTCTGCCTGGGCGGCGGGATCGGGCTCGTCGGGAACGCCGACGCCGTCGTGGCCTCCGACGACGCCTCCTTCGGGCTGCCGGAACTGGACCGCGGGGCCCTCGGCGCCGCCACCCACCTCGCCCGGCTCGTCCCCCAGCATCTGATGCGGACCCTGTACTACACCTCCCGCACCGTGACGGCCGCCGAACTGCACGCCCACGGCTCGGTGTGGCGGGTCGTCCCGCGCGACGGGCTCCGCGCCGCGGCCCTGGAGCTGGCGCGCGAGATCGCCGCCAAGGACGGCCGTCTCCTCCGGCTGGCCAAGGCCGCCATCAACGGCATCGACCCCGTGGACGTGCACCGCAGCTACCGGTACGAGCAGGGCTTCACCTTCGAGGCGAACCTCGCCGGGACCGCGGGCCGCGTCCGGGACACCTTCGGCAAGGAGGCATGACCCGTGGTGGACAAGACGATGACCGCCGACGACGTCGCGGGACGGCTGCGCAGCGGCATGACCCTCGGCATCGGCGGCTGGGGCTCGCGGCGCAAGCCGATGGCGCTGGTGCGGGCGGTGCTGCGGTCCGGGGTCACCGATCTGACCGTGGTCTCCTACGGCGGCCCGGACGTGGGGATGCTGTGCGCGGCGGGGCGGGTGCGCAGGCTCGTCGCGCCGTTCGCGACACTCGACTCGGTCCCGCTGGAGCCCCACTTCCGGGCGGCGCGCGAGGCGGGGACGATCGCGATGACGGAGCTGGACGAGGCGATGTTCATGTGGGGGCTGCACGCCGCCGCCAACCGGCTCCCCTTCATGCCCGTGCGGGCCGGCCTCGGCTCGGACGTCATGCGGGTCAACCCGGAGCTGCGCACGGTC
The Streptomyces tirandamycinicus DNA segment above includes these coding regions:
- the pepN gene encoding aminopeptidase N — its product is MAPMPVLTHDEAQTRARLLDVRHYSVELDLTTGETFASRTVIGFTARADGDTFVELKPATLRSATLDGRHLDPERLDGNRLPLTGLTEGEHELRIDATMHYSRTGEGMHRFTDPADGETYVYTQLFLDDVQRVFAAFDQPDLKAVFALSVTAPEGWTVLANGVTTHHGDGRWTAAPTPRIPTYLVAVAAGPWHSVRTEHRGLPFGIHCRRSLAPHLDEDADEILDITRQCYDRYHEKFEEPYPFDSYDQAFVPEFNAGAMENPGLVTFRDEFVYRSAVTDTERQTRAMVIAHEMAHMWFGDLVTLRWWDDIWLNESFAEYMGYQTLTEATRFTDTWTDFAIGRKSWGYDADQRPSTHPVAPDSDKVPDTASALLNFDGISYAKGASALRQLVAWLGEKDFLAGINIHFARHRFGNATLADFIDSLAEATDRDVHTWAAAWLRTTGVDTLTPRITAEAGTWRLDIDRDGSRPHRIAVGTYDRDPVDGRALVLRERFETDVPQDPGGTVRTGRRPDLVVLNDGDLGYAKIRLDAHSAEPALRGLSGIPDPLTRAVVWNSLRDTVRDGLLEPAAYLETARAHLPHEHDLAIVQGVLAFARTQIADRYLAPGDRPAALALLTDLTRDLIRRTEDGSHPGLRLTAVRHFIDAAAHPNGLHDWLADGSVPGGPTLDAELRWRVLGRLAVLGATGDAEIAAELDRDPSATGQEGAARCRAALPIPEAKAAAWSRLFETDDLSNYLFAATAQGFWQPEQAELVRAYVPRFYPAAVALADRRGPAIAEAAGRHAFPLHAVDAETLRLGEECLRDTAMIPLMRRKLVDQLDDLRRALRVRGA
- a CDS encoding chorismate mutase; translated protein: MTTSETSGTDDSVLAELTRLRESIDNIDAAVVHMLAERFKCTQQVGHLKAEHHLPPADPAREARQIARLRQLAESAKLDPGFAEKLLNFVIAEVIRHHERIADAPGTTGKG
- a CDS encoding S1 family peptidase codes for the protein MNTFVRALKRCAAACAVVLAAVSLQPASASAAAPPVVGGTRAAQGEFPFMVRLSMGCGGSLLTQQIVLTAAHCVGASGNNTSITATAGVVDLQSSSAIKVRSTKVLRAPGYNGNGKDWALIKLAQPINLPTLNIAETTAYNNGTFTVAGWGAAREGGSQQRYLLKAQVPFVSDASCKQSYPSLIANEEICAGFPQGGVDTCQGDSGGPMFRRDNAGAWIQVGIVSWGQGCARPNYPGVYTEVSTFASAIKSAAATL
- a CDS encoding HEAT repeat domain-containing protein, coding for MPTGRSCRCAALLRHGAGAKEDALTEARRWLGVDVEEELRRTLAEGHRAEHGDDCATRVETVSRRVAEDGGVTVVVELHHDGGRVTGAEQQTGHAAVATLLEEALGLGTPADVLAERALRHGDPDRDDWTEAVAALQRRGGEDVFRAAAAWCGTEDPLRQMLAAEVLAGLTDDGMPARAVPLLRELSREARDPEVVRAAVAALGQQADPAGVTEILRHAGHPDTEVRFTVAVALHGLLPAHRPDGVAAVIGLTGDPDDGVRDWATTVLADLDEDTPAIRDALAARLDDAVPDIEAEAARGLAMRQDDRAIAALARILESEDPGGYAYSTADQAVEYVADERVRRRLEATVPRSR
- a CDS encoding SDR family oxidoreductase; its protein translation is MSAYAGICRGRVVAVTGAGRGLGRAHALAFAAEGARVVVNDLGVGPDGTPGGDGPAGLVVEEIRARGGEAVAHSGDVASSEGAASLVATALGAFGRLDTLVGNAGFLRDRMLVNLDEDDWDAVVRVHLKGHFLPLKHAAAHWRAETRAGRRPEARVVTTSSGAGLLGSVGQANYSAAKAGVVGLTLVAAAELSRYGVQVNAIAPAARTRMTERTFAEAMAAPRDPGAFDAMAPENVSPLVVWLGSAASQGVTGRVFEVEAGRITVMEGWRRGPTADRGARWTPAEAGEAARKLLAEGAGPLPVYGAG
- a CDS encoding SDR family oxidoreductase, which translates into the protein MELDGRVAVVTGGTRGVGAGIARAFLAAGADVVVCARRPPDAPVVSAGRTARFLPVDLRDPAAVENLFARVAHRHGRLDVLVNNAGGAPYRLLRDGGPARHARVLELNLTAPLTASLAAHGLLRAARGCVVMVGSVSGTRPSPGTAAYGAAKAGLESLARTMAVEWAPEVRVNTIVPGMVRTELSHLHYGDEHGIAAVGRTVPLGRIAEPDEIGDAAVFLASGRAAYISGASLLVHGGGERPAYLGAATAERAAAAEGAVADRGATADRGGAAEGVVADRAATEAPPVRRPAHPRAPMGSHGHHRSQGGPR
- a CDS encoding enoyl-CoA hydratase family protein, translated to MGVSTANPERGVSVVTVDFPPVNALPVQAWYELADAVRRAGRDPGTRCVVLAAEGRGFNAGVDIKELQRDPGHEALIGANRGCHEAFGAVYACEVPVVAAVQGFCLGGGIGLVGNADAVVASDDASFGLPELDRGALGAATHLARLVPQHLMRTLYYTSRTVTAAELHAHGSVWRVVPRDGLRAAALELAREIAAKDGRLLRLAKAAINGIDPVDVHRSYRYEQGFTFEANLAGTAGRVRDTFGKEA